In Streptomyces sp. DG2A-72, one genomic interval encodes:
- a CDS encoding NUDIX hydrolase: MTHTNDGIVQAAGCVLWRRSPVDGELEICLVHRPKYDDWSHPKGKLKRDEEPLAGAVREVAEETGYSAVPGAELPTAHYFTAGRPKQVRYWAAEAGPGTFTPSDEVDRLLWLSPTAARNRLTQPRDRTLVDALMDALRLA; encoded by the coding sequence GTGACTCACACGAACGACGGCATCGTCCAGGCAGCAGGCTGCGTCCTGTGGCGCCGTTCGCCGGTAGACGGTGAGCTTGAGATATGCCTCGTGCACCGACCGAAATACGATGACTGGTCCCACCCCAAGGGCAAGCTGAAGCGCGACGAGGAACCGCTTGCGGGCGCCGTGCGAGAGGTGGCGGAGGAGACGGGCTACAGCGCGGTGCCGGGCGCCGAGCTGCCCACCGCCCACTACTTCACGGCCGGCCGCCCCAAGCAGGTGCGTTACTGGGCGGCCGAGGCCGGACCCGGCACCTTCACCCCCAGCGACGAAGTGGACCGCCTGCTGTGGCTCTCCCCGACGGCCGCCCGCAACCGGCTCACCCAGCCGAGGGACCGCACCCTCGTGGACGCGCTAATGGACGCCCTTCGCCTGGCATAG